CAGCCCAAAGTCAAAATGAGAAAATGACAGACAAGCCATCTACAAAGAGCTATTCAAACATATCAGGGGATGGAGAAGAAGAAACCTCAGGAGATGTCTTAGCTGAGGATGAGCTTTTAATAATTACAACAAAGATGCCCAGCAGTGTTTTAACTACCATAGAAACTAATTCTGAGGAGACAACTGTTGTGTATCCTGAAATACatgaactgtcaatagagttgcCAAGCACCTCTATGACAACAAGTAGTTATGTAAATGAGAATAATGCACATACTTCTTCAAAGTCAACATCGTACACAACAACACCATACACAACTATCATTCCTaaagtaaataaattatatacataTGGGCAAAACAATGAAAGACCCTTATCTCAACCTGCCACAGTGGAATCCATAATAACAGACTCCAGTTCTGAAGTGCAATCAGCATTTTCAGGTGGACCAAATAAATATCTCAAAACCTCAACTTCTGTTCAGCCTTTATTAAGTAGAAAGGCACACGATACCAGAATACCAGAATTAACTATTGCAAAGCCTGGACCTTTGCCAGAAACTCCAGTTCAAGTTTCAACAGAATCTAATCAGCAAAAATCTGTCACAGCCATCACAACTGCTCAAGGTGAACGAGACGAGATAACGTTTCATACCACACAGAAGATAACATCCCCTCGACTGCCTGGAGGATCTACGATCATCTCCCATCAACAGATTCAGATCATTAGAGGTGACACTTCGAATCCTTCTGGAAGTAAGCAGCGTACTGGCAAAGTAAGAAAGTTCCCTGGTAGGCGCAGAATTATCAGACCAAACAAAATTCCAGATATACATGCATACTTGCATAAATTTGTGAAGCCAAACAAAGGGTCCACAATATCTGAAAAAGATAATGCTACCACTCCTATATCCATTGAGCTAACTACAAAATGTGAGTATCATATAACCAATGCTCCACCGGGGATTGTTCAACCAGGTCCTGAAAAAACTGGAACCAATACCACTGAAGCTAGTAGAAAGGCTAAAGAGCCTATCAGTGTGGTCAAACCCTCAACAAAAAATGATAGACAGTATAATTCTGTATACAATAAATCTAGGCACTCAGTAGGGTTAGGTAAACAAACACCTACAGTCACTTCACAAACAGGGTTTAGGACACCCTTAACTCAGGCTGCCACTAAAGACTTCTTGGTGATCACAAAAACTACAACTACTACCAAATCTACAACTACCAAACCAACAGAACCACAAAGATCACTTATAACACCTACCTTTACTCCACCTGACCGAACCAAAGAATCTGTTATGACATCAGTCAGTACCAGCAAAGCTGACAGACTCTACCCCACCACCACCCAAGCTACCACAACATCCTCTAGGGTTATTAGAGGGAAAATTCCTTGGAATAAACTTTTTGGAAACAGACATAGTCAAAAGGAACTGCTTAAGAGATTGCGCAAACCAGTACGACCAGTGACCACCACAACAATGACACCAGCAAAAACCACCATTACCACAGCACCAGCAAAAATGACAATCGCTCTGCCCACAAGTAAGACCCTAGCCTCACCTTTTACAACTTTGACGACAGCTATTGACCAGAGTGCAGTCATTGAGTCTTCAGCAACCTCCTCAGATTATGCTTCCGGGTCTTCTTTTACCACTGAAAGTCAACCATCAATTAAAGTCCAAGCCCCGCCTTTGACAACTTTGTCCCCTGTTATTGATAATAGTGCTGCCGTTCAATCTTCACCTTTCTTGCCTGATTACACTTTGGGGGTtccaacaacaactgaaacaCCACCAGCAACTAGAATCCTAGCTTCACCGTCACCAACAATGTCAGGAGCTATTGATCATACTACTGTGATTCAATCCACCGCATCCTTGCCTTATTATTCTCTTGGGTCTTCTATGACTACAGAAATACAGCCGGCAACCAGAGTCATTGCTTCACCTTTGTCAAAGACTGCAGTCATGGagtcttcagcaacctcatctGACTTTTCTTCAGGGTCTTCTTCTACCACTGAAGAACAGACAGTCTTAGAGCTGCTCCCAGCTGTTACCTCTCTAAAGACTACCGCCGCAATATCCAAGCCCAAAACCACTTCAACCACCACCAGAAAGCAAGTTGTACCTTTTAGAAGAAAGGGACTTCGTCGCCGAAGACCAAATAAAAAGACAATAATGACCCAACACACCACAGCAGATCCATTTAGGAAAAAAGAGGCTCCCACCACAATGAAAACTACCACCACCAGCAGCAACAGATCTCCCAAGGCATATTTTACTACAACTACTGTGAAACCCACAACTACGACCAAAACTACAACTACAGTCCAAACAACAACGTCTACCAAGCCTACAACAACTACTACCAAACCTACTACAACTACCAAACCTGCTACTACAACTACTAAACCTACAACTACTACCATACCTACTACAACTACCAAACCTGCTACTACAACTACTAAACCTACAACTACTACCAAACCTACTACAACTGCCAAACCTACAACTACAACTACTAAACCTACTACTACAACTGCAAAACCTACAACTACTACTAAATCTACAACAGCTACTATCAAAACAACAAGTGCTCCTGAAACTACAACTCGTGCTGTCAAAACTATTTTAGGAATCCCATCTACTAAATCAACAAAAACCACACAAAGTTCACGCTTTATAAAACCCAGGCCAAATCAATTTACAGCTACTTTTATAGAAACAAAATCTCTTGATGGAAGTGGGAGTTATTTCCCTCAGTCACATATACAGAAACCTACTCCTTCTCCATCAACAAAAGTGACAGAGTCCCCACGGTGGACTAGCAGGTTCTGGCAGAAACCACTTCCTGAGGCCACAGACAGAGGAAAGACTTTAACTATTAACACGCTGACGATACTAAAGGCCCCTCAGAGGTATACAAAAGCCCCACCTACCTTTAGCAGTGACATGGAAAATGCCATAGCTAATGGACATAAGAAACACACTGAATTGGAAGCATCAACGTCTAATGTCATAGACTTGGAACCTTTGCCAAAGAACCATCCATCAAAGCCCAGAATAGTGGGTGGGAATGCAGCCAGCTTCACTGTTCTTTCCAACTCTGATGCCTTTGTACCATGTGAAGCTTCAGGAAATCCTATTCCTACAATAACCTGGACCAAAGTTTCTTCAGGTATAGAACAACACGCATGCCATCtttacattaatttaatttgataTGCTCACCAAATTAATCAATTTTGTTTTAATAGCTTATATTTGTTATTTGATTGAGTGGGTTATTGGATATGATTTCCAGTTATTAAAGTGGAACTGTTCATGAAGCTATGTCCACCCTTACTAATCATCTTAAAAAAATAGTAACTTAATAACTTGCTTGTTATttgaaaattgttaaaaaaaagattaattttaaTCTTGTTTTGTTATCTCTTTAAACTCTCCTTTAGGTACTACATTAACTATGAAGGCCAAACGGGGGAACAgatttgaagtttttaaaaatggGACATTGTCTATCCAGAATGTTAATGTTCAGGACCGTGGACAGTACCTTTGTACAGCAGAAAACCAGCATGGATCTGACAAACTTCTTGTAACACTGTCTGTAGTGGCTTATCCTTCACGAATCCTGGAGCCTAAACTGAGAGAAATGAAATCTCATTCTGGAAACACTGTGATAATAAAATGCAAAGCAGAAGGAAGACCACCGCCTATTGTCTCATGGATTCTTGCAAACAAAACGTTTGTCAGGGGTCCCGTTTCAGAAAACAGCAGAGTTTCAGTGGATTCGGATGGGACTTTAACCATTAAGGATGTTAGCGTGTATGACAGAGGACATTACAAATGTGTGGCAAGCAACCCAGCTGGAGCCGATACAGCCACAATCAGACTGCAGGTAGTAGCTGCACCTCCTGTTATTATAGAAGAAAAAAGACAACATGTGAAAGGAGAGATAGGGCAATATTTGAGGCTGCCCTGTACAGCCAAGGGAAACCCCCAGCCCACAGTGCGGTGGGTTCTGTTTGATGGAACTGAAGTTAAACCTTTGCTGTATGTCAATGCAAAACTGTTTGCATTTGCTAACGGAACTCTTTACATCAAAAACTTAGCCACTTCTGACAGCGGAAATTACGAATGTATTGCTACAAGTTCGACTGGCTCAGAAAGAAGGGTGGTTAATTTGATGGTAGAACAGGTGGAGACTGTGCCCAAAATAGTGACTGCATCGGATCGAAGAACTGACCTTAATTATGGAGACAGGTTATTGCTAAACTGCTCAGCTGTCGGAGATCCCACACCTCGAATCATTTGGAGATTACCCTCAAAAGCTATTGTGGACCAGTGGCACAGGTGAGgttcattttatttgaattctTTCTAAGGTACAGCATTTAGTTCCAGAAATATTTTATACAATCTCCCATCATCTCAAACAGTGTGCACAATGGGAGATGAAGATGTATTTAATTAGTTTATTATATGTGGATATTTTTTGTCAcatacagtgctttgagatgcaCCAAGGATACAAGTAGTGATTCGGGAGAATTCGAATAGTATGATAAATGTTTTCAGTAGTTTACTGTACATAAGATGTGTTGACATATTTCATCAGGTGCTGCTTACATTTGAATCACTGTTGTTGGGAATCAATAAGCTTTccattattgtttaaaataaccaCTGGGATGAGACATGGTTCAGCAGACCACTTAAAATACATTCCCCATCAGCAGTAATCGTCCCTCAGAACCCTGTGTATTTCCATTTTAACAGATGTCAAATGGTTTCTCTGTTTAAAACTGATTCTAATTAAATACTGTTTGGCCTGAATTCTAGCCATTCAATGTTAAACACGTTTGAATATCTATTATGATCTCTCTATATTTTTTAAGCTCAGAATCCTGACTTTTAAAGACACATACTGTGTAACAGAAATAGTCAAAATAATGACTAAACCATGTTTAAGTGTCTCATCATTATCCTCCCATTTGTAATGTAAAACCTTCATAACTCAAATGCATTTTAGAAAAATGCATAGATCAAAATATGTTACAGATGGTCCCATTATGTTTCAGACTTACTTCAAATGGTTTCCTTAATCAGGATGATCAGTGTTCTCAGTTACTGGAGATTTCATTGATGGGGAATTGATGTTGAAATTGCTAATGCTAATGTTAGAATACCATGGGAATCTCAGTAACCTGCAATTTGACTTTAAACTCAAGTAATGAATTTGCTGCTGTATGTGCTCTGCACGCACAGTCAAATGTGCAAAACCTACTGGCCTGCTCCAATTTGATCATTCAGTAAACTGTATGTAAGAAAAGGAAGCCTTTAATCTCAAGGAATTTCCCCATACACTGTAAACTAAAGGAATACCTTCTGTAGTACATTTATTGTAAGACTCTATACACAGGCAATATGACTTATTTATTAATACAAGACTAGTGGGCTTCTTCAGTTTATCCTAATATATGACTGGTAGTTATATTTGAATTGATTATTAACAactgtttcacagaccctgattagcactaatcttggacaaccAAGATGCTACCTCAGATGAGTTTGTCTTAGATTAGTGCCAattgggatctgtgaaaccagccattaataagaatacattatttttgttggCAGATAATAATAAAGCTTCAGACAtccaataaatattttaaaataaaaatgagtaaTTCCAATTGTTTAAGGAAATACTGAAAAGCAGTTGACAGTGTTCCTGACcttgcttatattttgtattttatttattccaGGATGGGAAACCGGATCCACGTGCATCTTAATGGCACCTTAGTTATCGATTCTGTCAGTGAAAAAGACGCCGGGGACTACCTCTGTGTTGCCAGGAACAAAATTGGAGATGATCTTCTGCTAATGAAAGCCACTGTGGCAATGAAGCCTGCAAAGATAGAATACAAGCaattcataaaaaaacaagtgccaTACGGAGATGACCTGAAAGTAGACTGCAGAGCTTCTGGAGCCCCCGAACCTGAGATAACATGGGGTTTGCCGGACGGTACGATGGTAAACAGCGTGCTGCAGGCTGACGACAGTGGCACCAGGAGACGCCGCTATGTTCTCTTTCATAACGGAACCCTGTACCTAAACAAGGTCGGGGTAGCCGAAGAAGGAGACTACACTTGTTATGCAGAAAATACACTTGGGAAAGATGAGATGAAGGTCCACGTCACTATTGTGACAGCAGCTCCTCGCATCAGGACCACGGCCCATACGTTTGCGAAAGTGGAAGCAGGGGCAAAGGTGATGTTCAACTGCGAGGCAGTGGGAGAGCCCAAGCCAAAGATAATGTGGCTCTTACCATCTAATAACATGATTGCAGCTTCAAATGACAGGCATCTGATGCATGTAAATGGCTCACTGGCTATCAGGAATCTCAAGGTGACAGATTCTGGTGAATATCTGTGTGTAGCCCGAAACACTGGGGGAGATGACACAAAGGTCTTCAAGCTTGAGGTCGATGCCATTCCCCCAATTATAAACGGATTGTACAGAAACAAAACCATCATTAAAGATGATGCAGTGAAACATACAAAAAAGCTAATTGACTGCAAGGCTGAGGGAACTCCAACGCCACAAGTCATGTGGATTATACCAGACAATATTTTCTTAACAGCTCCATACTATGGCAGTAGAATAATAGTACACAGGAACGGCACATTGGAAATTCGCAACGTCAGAGTGACAGATACGGCTGAGTTTGTATGTGTAGCTCGTAATGATGGAGGAGAGACTGTTATGGTGGTGCAGTTGGAGGTCACCAACATGTTGAGGAGGCCCATGTTCAAGAACCCATTTAATGAGAAAGTAATGGCAAGAACTGGTAAGACCACTATCTTAAATTGTTCTGCTGATGGATACCCTCCACCGGAAATGATCTGGCTTCTGCCTAATGGGACGAGGTTTACAAACAGTCAAAAGACTGCAAAGTACCAACTGGGAAGCGATGGCACCCTTATCATTTACAATCCCAGTAAGAGCGATGTTGGGAAGTACAGGTGTGCTGCCAGGAACAAGGTTGGCTATATTGAAAAACTGATTGTTCTGGAGGTTGGTCAGAAGCCATACATCCTTACTCAACCAAAAGGGCTCATTAGAAGTATCAGTGGACAGACTCTTTTCCTTCACTGTCTCTCTGAGGGCAGTCCCAAACCCAAAGTAAGCTGGACAGTTCCAGGTGGATACATGTTGTCTAGACCTCAGATAAACGGGAAGTATATTCTTCTTGAAAACGGAACTCTTGTTATTCAAGAGGCCGGTGTTCACGATAGAGGGAATTACATTTGCAAGGCACACAACGACGGTGGGGAGGCTACAATCACAGTGCCTGTGATAATCATAGGCTACCCACCTCGCATAACCAGCGGGCCGCCACAGAGCGTGCGCACAAGGGCCGGGGCAGCTGTTCATCTTAACTGCATGGCAATTGGGATTCCCAAACCCGAAATCACGTGGGAGCTGCCTGATCACTCAGTGCTTTCAACGGCTGGCAAAGGTCGGCCCACTGGCAGCGAGCTTCTACATCCACAGGGCACGCTGGTCATCCAGAAACCAAGTGTTTCGGATTCAGGAACATACAAGTGCTTAGCCAAGAATCATTTTGGCACAGATTCAAAAATAACATATATTCAAGTtgtgtaataaaaatacaaaaacaccacaatacaaaataatgtttcttGTTTATCTAAATATTTGTCTCACCGTCTTGACCAATAACAGATATTTCTGGTGaaccatatttattattattattgttttgtttttgtttttttactttagcaAAAGACATCTTACTTTGAGTTGTATGGCAGCCTTGACAAACAGTGAGCTGTTTTCTTAGTTGTCATTTAAGGTCAAGAGAATACAGCCTGAAAGTGCAATCGCACGCAGAAAGACATGTTATGTTTCCAACATAGCCAGAGTTACTGTTACATTTCTGGAAGGATTTTGTGGAAACTTACATGGTCTGGTGAAGCAACCCACAGAAAGCAGCATTACAAAGCAGATTACCAAAAAtatgtttcaaataaaaaaagagtgACTTGTGGACAATTTTGTAAATACATCATGGAGTATATTACTGCATCTTTTATTACTCTGTTTGTATAGCATTTTTCCAGCATCAAAACATGCTCTGGTAGAAATCAGTGAGCATTGTGTTTTGAAATATCATGTATAATGGAGGATTCATCTTCAAATATTACACTGGATTGCCTTCATATAACCAGAACTGTTTACTTATATTCACCTTTataagcaatacaaaaaataaataaaaatacatatacgTTTGCTCCAGTTTGATTATGCCTGCCTTAATGGGAGTAATATATTTGCATTGTTTTATACATTGTTTGGTACAGATGTAAAATAATACTATTCTTATTGTACATGTTTAAATCCCATTAATAAATaccataaaaaatatttttgtaagtttCGTAGAACAAACAATAGGTGAAATatgacacattatatatatatatatatatatatatatatatatatatatatatatatatatatatatatatatatatgaccccTGAGGATATTGTTGCATTGGTCCCCCCTGATTAAAAAACTGTAGCTCCCATAATGATTTGCACTACTTGATACTGGCCAATCCCTGTATTTTGAATTCTGGTGGTTTGCTCTGACACCTCCCCTTGAAATGGATTGGTCCAACATTTGGATGATAACAAGGAGGCTAAAGCTACTTGTAGACAGAATCAATTGAGAAATGCCTCGTTTAAAACCAATATATTTCAGTCTATCACAGAACTGCGTGAGATATcactgtacagtatacatttgACTGTGTGAAAATCATTGCCTTGGGACAACAGCATGGATGACCGTATCTGATGGGCACCCCAATGACAGAATCAACAGACACAGCTAAGGATATTGTTATCCAGCCAGACAATTTGCCACTGCTGTTgtctacataaataataataataaaaaacataataaaaagacTCAAACCATTTGCGCTGCTTCTTAGCTGTCCGATTGCATTTCAGACGTAATCCTCTGATTTACCATAACACCACACTTGGTTCATTAGATTGGGCTTTCATGCTATAGGATACATTTTTGACAGCTCACTGGGGTGTTTTCTTTGGCAAAATCTTTTAACTCCTACCTACCACCAGCCCCCATGTGGGCCATTAGGAATAGCCAAACCTTGCTTTATTTCCAGTCTTAAATCATAAACACAAAATAGCTTTGTTGTGTTGCCCATCTGTGTCCCCTTTTAGCCCCCCTGCATATTTAGCATAAATAATATGTGAGTTCATCTGGCTATAAATTAGAAAGCCAATTTCACACAGCATTAAAATACCATAGACAAGCAGTATTACTTACAGCGGTAACATTGACTCTACATGACCATTCATCACAACCACTAGAAGGCTTCTGTCACACATCACGCAACCACCCAATGTAACGTCCAATTTTGCATTGGACTAATTTGCTAGGCAATAAAACCACAGAAGGTGCATGACATCCTTACATTTACAGTACGTTCTCACGATGTGAGGCATGAGTTTCACAACTCTATTTGCATACATGCTACAACCTTTTTCTACATGTTCTTTACTGTATGTATGATTCTGGAAAACACACAGATCTACTAAAACGAGGGGACAGTTGAGAACCCTGAGTTATACTAATGAGAGGCAAGAGTACAGTTTTTGCCTTCATTACTATAGTCTGGGCTAGGTAGTTCATTTGTTCCAGAGTGCAGTGCTTTAAAGAACTCATGATTAACGCACGTCTGGCAGAGGCTAAACTGGAGAGCACATGTACTCCATTTATTTAAGGAAAAATCACATCTGAAGTCCAAAAATAACAGAACAGGCAAACATCCGAGTTAGACAGCGAGTGAAACGTCTGTGGATGCAGATGACATTCTTTTTGAGATTTTTGCCTGCTGATGGAAGAAAGTTCATCTGTCAAAATGTAGCATGTGAGAAGAATTGGAGGACAAACTGATTTTTTCCTTGACACTAACcagcatacataaaaaaaaaatccttatggCATACCGGTAACTGTAGTCAAAATTCtgccacattttttaaaactcaactcaaaaaaacaactttaatagCCAGATCTGTTCCTAATCTGGTTATTAAATCAACATATTTTTGTTTCTTGTCCAATATGTCAGCTCAAAGTGTGAAAGGAATAACACAATTTACCCCACTGTTAACTGTAAAGGTAAAACTGaagactgaaaaacaaaatgcattgtgAAACCGAAAACAGACTAAAACCCCTTAAAATCAGAAAACAATATTCACAATAAAATTGTTAtgtattatatattcaaattatgttttaaatgtcGTTATATTATGTAGGCTCACAAAACAATATGCCCACTTAAAAAGAAAAGTATAAATAATACACAACT
The sequence above is drawn from the Acipenser ruthenus chromosome 12, fAciRut3.2 maternal haplotype, whole genome shotgun sequence genome and encodes:
- the LOC117416782 gene encoding immunoglobulin superfamily member 10-like — its product is MNVFSKRGFCLWWRLLAFLCFWAGILPKSSACPKSCACYVATEVHCTFRYLTSIPEEIQPNVERVNLGYNSLIQLNENDFSGLKHLELLMLHSNAIQTIADKAFSDLQSLQILKMSYNKVKELNKYTFHGLQGLIRLQMDHNNIEFINPEAFYGLTSLKLVHLEGNAIQQLHPDTFVTLRYIQIFKTSSIKNIYLSDNALSSLPPEIFSYTPDLESVYLHGNPWACHCNMEWFVKWMEEKPGLLKCKRDRSYASGFQCPICETPVASKGKDMSRLPLSALACFKPEIDPHLKQKNISLDEGDFTPISSNDFIAPIGSMVLNMTDQSENDASVVCSVQRPRALKGVSVDKKDDVIFLSASFSTYLVCNIDYEHIQQLWRILAMYSDLPMTLSRGLMLTKTPYISYKYQQKEDDDEAAFSGIEAEVKADPIWLMQGQFTLQLDRTTTTFSTLHIKYASDIQMNIENKPHKYTWAMIKKDNTTKTEHSVLIGGTAELDCQAFGEPKPAIEWIMPDGSKVRAPYSSEDGRIIITTSGRFTLKAADSSETGLYRCIATNYLDADVLAFRITVLNPDVEEIDVNGAQMSRALGESLFLPCGSVGIPEASINWILPDHTVLDKSLGNKKLYQNGTLGIQGITERDRGFYRCLASNHYGVDILSSKILLADIPSRETTLKVDNKYLSEEGEGSGNEGDPASEETQTDYKELSPSTSLKTRQESRTLTSNRVYPTQRKTQDRTSLHRKNGLSSNRRLWGNRRTFNNSARKVDPQRFAQFMAKAKNNKAAQSQNEKMTDKPSTKSYSNISGDGEEETSGDVLAEDELLIITTKMPSSVLTTIETNSEETTVVYPEIHELSIELPSTSMTTSSYVNENNAHTSSKSTSYTTTPYTTIIPKVNKLYTYGQNNERPLSQPATVESIITDSSSEVQSAFSGGPNKYLKTSTSVQPLLSRKAHDTRIPELTIAKPGPLPETPVQVSTESNQQKSVTAITTAQGERDEITFHTTQKITSPRLPGGSTIISHQQIQIIRGDTSNPSGSKQRTGKVRKFPGRRRIIRPNKIPDIHAYLHKFVKPNKGSTISEKDNATTPISIELTTKCEYHITNAPPGIVQPGPEKTGTNTTEASRKAKEPISVVKPSTKNDRQYNSVYNKSRHSVGLGKQTPTVTSQTGFRTPLTQAATKDFLVITKTTTTTKSTTTKPTEPQRSLITPTFTPPDRTKESVMTSVSTSKADRLYPTTTQATTTSSRVIRGKIPWNKLFGNRHSQKELLKRLRKPVRPVTTTTMTPAKTTITTAPAKMTIALPTSKTLASPFTTLTTAIDQSAVIESSATSSDYASGSSFTTESQPSIKVQAPPLTTLSPVIDNSAAVQSSPFLPDYTLGVPTTTETPPATRILASPSPTMSGAIDHTTVIQSTASLPYYSLGSSMTTEIQPATRVIASPLSKTAVMESSATSSDFSSGSSSTTEEQTVLELLPAVTSLKTTAAISKPKTTSTTTRKQVVPFRRKGLRRRRPNKKTIMTQHTTADPFRKKEAPTTMKTTTTSSNRSPKAYFTTTTVKPTTTTKTTTTVQTTTSTKPTTTTTKPTTTTKPATTTTKPTTTTIPTTTTKPATTTTKPTTTTKPTTTAKPTTTTTKPTTTTAKPTTTTKSTTATIKTTSAPETTTRAVKTILGIPSTKSTKTTQSSRFIKPRPNQFTATFIETKSLDGSGSYFPQSHIQKPTPSPSTKVTESPRWTSRFWQKPLPEATDRGKTLTINTLTILKAPQRYTKAPPTFSSDMENAIANGHKKHTELEASTSNVIDLEPLPKNHPSKPRIVGGNAASFTVLSNSDAFVPCEASGNPIPTITWTKVSSGTTLTMKAKRGNRFEVFKNGTLSIQNVNVQDRGQYLCTAENQHGSDKLLVTLSVVAYPSRILEPKLREMKSHSGNTVIIKCKAEGRPPPIVSWILANKTFVRGPVSENSRVSVDSDGTLTIKDVSVYDRGHYKCVASNPAGADTATIRLQVVAAPPVIIEEKRQHVKGEIGQYLRLPCTAKGNPQPTVRWVLFDGTEVKPLLYVNAKLFAFANGTLYIKNLATSDSGNYECIATSSTGSERRVVNLMVEQVETVPKIVTASDRRTDLNYGDRLLLNCSAVGDPTPRIIWRLPSKAIVDQWHRMGNRIHVHLNGTLVIDSVSEKDAGDYLCVARNKIGDDLLLMKATVAMKPAKIEYKQFIKKQVPYGDDLKVDCRASGAPEPEITWGLPDGTMVNSVLQADDSGTRRRRYVLFHNGTLYLNKVGVAEEGDYTCYAENTLGKDEMKVHVTIVTAAPRIRTTAHTFAKVEAGAKVMFNCEAVGEPKPKIMWLLPSNNMIAASNDRHLMHVNGSLAIRNLKVTDSGEYLCVARNTGGDDTKVFKLEVDAIPPIINGLYRNKTIIKDDAVKHTKKLIDCKAEGTPTPQVMWIIPDNIFLTAPYYGSRIIVHRNGTLEIRNVRVTDTAEFVCVARNDGGETVMVVQLEVTNMLRRPMFKNPFNEKVMARTGKTTILNCSADGYPPPEMIWLLPNGTRFTNSQKTAKYQLGSDGTLIIYNPSKSDVGKYRCAARNKVGYIEKLIVLEVGQKPYILTQPKGLIRSISGQTLFLHCLSEGSPKPKVSWTVPGGYMLSRPQINGKYILLENGTLVIQEAGVHDRGNYICKAHNDGGEATITVPVIIIGYPPRITSGPPQSVRTRAGAAVHLNCMAIGIPKPEITWELPDHSVLSTAGKGRPTGSELLHPQGTLVIQKPSVSDSGTYKCLAKNHFGTDSKITYIQVV